A region of the Sodalis ligni genome:
TGAATGGGCCCGTACCCTGATTTGCTGCTCATCATGAATAAACGCGCCGTCGCCGCAAGCCAGCGTGAGCAGATTCGTCTGGTGGTTGCCGGTGTCCATGCCGCCGTGAATGGATTGCAAATAGGCCCGCGATCCTTTCGGCTTCAGGGTCAGGCTTTGGCCCGCCGCCAGCGCGATATGCCAGATCCACGCCTGCTGGCGTAAAACCACGCTGCCCTCCTCCCCATCGGGGGACGCCAGTAACGCCAGCGGACGTTCGGGCAGGGAAAAATGCTGGATCAACGGATTATCCCGCGCCGGACAGGCATCCAGCCAAAGCTGCATCCGGGTGAGGGGAGTGGCGCAAATATTGCGCTCGCTGTAACTGACGCCGGGCTGCGCCGCCAGCAGCAGGATATCACCCGCGCCGGCCTGAACATGGTTGCCTTCGCTGTCACGGTATTCCGCCCGGCCCTGCAAAATCAGGTTAAAAATATCCACTCGCGGGTAGGTGCGGGGCTGGAAAACGGCGCCGGGGCTCAAGACCTCCTGATTGAGAACCCGCAACGAGGCGAAACCCAGCATGTCGGGATCAAAGTAGTGCCCGAAAGAGAAGGTATAGCGGGCCTGTAGCCAGCCGTAATCCGCATGGCCGCACTGTTTGGCTGTTCTGTAAGTCATCATGGTGCATTCTGCTTATTTTGAGGTTTTGTAGGGTAAGGCTTGCCGCCCGCCGGCCCGTGGCGTTTGTGAAACGGTAACGCTAAAATCACTGTATAAATTGTAAGGGTCTGGACGGCGGAATGTTAGCAAGTTAATCTGGTCTCCATATTCAAAATTTCTGAATGAGACCCCGATGGCCAAAGAACGAGCACTAACGCTTGAAGCATTAAGAGTAATGGATGCTATTGATCGACGCGGCAGCTTTGCCTCGGCGGCGGATGAGCTGGGCCGGGTGCCCTCGGCATTAAGCTATACCATGCAAAAACTTGAAGAAGAGTTGGATGTGGTCCTTTTCGATCGCTCAGGCCATCGCACCAAATTCACCAACGTCGGGAGAATGCTGCTGGAGCGCGGCAGAATACTGCTCGAGGCCGCGGACAAGCTCACCACCGACGCCGAAGCCCTGGCAAGGGGCTGGGAAACCCATATTACTCTGGTCACCGAGGCGTTGGTGCCCACCGAAAAACTTTTTCCCCTGATTGAAAAACTGGCTCTCAAGGCCAATACCCAGGTTTCCCTTACCACCGAAGTGCTGGCGGGCGCCTGGGAACGCCTAGAGCAGGGGCGGGCGGATATCGTTATCGCTCCCGATATGCATTTTCGCGCGTCGTCGGAAATCAACAGCCGCAAACTTTATTCCGTGTTGAATGTCTACGTCGCCAGTCCGGATCACCCGATTCACCAGGAACCGGAACCGTTATCCGAAGTGACCCGGGTCAAATACCGCGGCATCGCCATCGCCGATACCGCCCGGGAACGACCGGTGCTGACCGTGCAGCTGCTGGATAAGCAGCAGCGGCTAACGGTGAGTTCGATGCATGATAAACGGCAGGCGCTGCTGGCGGGTCTGGGCGTCGCCACCATGCCTTATTCGCTGGTGGCCGAGGATATCGCCGCCGGCCGTCTGCGCGTGGTCAGTCCGGAGTACAGCATGGAGAGCGATATTATCATGGCCTGGCGCCGTGACAGCATGGGGGAAGCCAAATCCTGGTTCCTGCGGGAAATCCCCCGGCTGTTCGCCTGAGCCAATCAGTTATCCGCCGCCGGGCGGAAACGGTCATCGCGCCCATGGGGTTCGTTCAAATCCTGCTCCGGTCCGATGGAAATAATGCCGTACGGGTTAATGGTGGCATGGCTGCGGTAATAGTGGTTGCGAATATGCTCAAAATTCACCGTATCGGCTATTCCCGGCATTTGGTAAATATCGCGCAAAAAGCCGGATAAATTCAGATAATCCTCGATCCTGCGGCGATCGCATTTGAAATGGGTGACATAAACCGGATCAAACCGGATAAGCGTGGTCCACAAACGCAAATCCGCCTCCGTCAGGCGATCGCCGGTCAGGTAGCGGTGTCGGCCCAAGAGCTCCTCAAGCCTGTCCAGCGCCGCGAACACGCCGGTTACCGCCTCGTCGTAAGCCCCCTGCGTGGTGGCGAAACCAGCCTTGTACACGCCGTTATTCACCTGGTCGTAAACCCAGCCGTTGATTTCGTCTATCCGGGAACGGAGTTCCTGCGGATAATAGTCGCCGGCGCGGGCGCCGACCGCATCAAACGCGCTGTTGAACATGCGGATAATATCCGCGGATTCATTGCTGACTATGGTTTGCCGCTCTTTATCCCACAATACCGGCACGGTGGCGCGTCCGCTATAGACGGAATCCGCCTGGAGATAAAGCTGGTAAAGAAAATCCTTGTGGTAAAGCGGATCGCCGGTGGCGGCGGGAAAATCGGTGCCGAACGTCCAGCCGTTTTCCAGCATCAGCGGATGCACTACCGAAACCGGTATTATCTGATCCAATCCTTTCAGGTTCCGCATCAGCAGCGTACGGTGCGCCCAAGGACACGCCAGGGAAACGTACAGATGATAGCGATTGGCCGCCGCCTGATAGCCGTCGCCGCCCGAGGGGCCGGCTGCACCGTCGACGGTGACCCAATTACGGAACTGCGAGGCCGAGCGTTCAAAACGGCCCCCGGTGGATTTGGTGTCGTACCATTTATCTTGCCATTGGCCTTCCACGAGCAGTCCCATGATGTATCCTTGGCTAAGTCGGGTAATCAAATAGGCTATACGAGTTTGTTGACAAAGTGCCCGTCCCGCCCTTTTTGACTCCGAGCACGTCTGTCAGCAGTCTGACCCGCTTAATTATAAGCGGTTTACCATTTTTTGTTCAGAATGCGATCGATGCTGAAATATCCGGCGCCAAGCACCGCCAGCAGCAGGTAGCCGCCGGAAATCGACAGATTCTTCATAAAGTCTATCTGATTGGCCGCCTGTGAGAAGTCGCTATGAAAGATAAACGCGGTCAATAGCACGAAGACCACTGTCACCAGCGCGACGGTACGGGTCAGGAAACCGAACAGTATCGCCAGGCCGCCGCCAAATTCCAACAGGATGGTCAGGGGCAGCAGGAATCCCGGGACGCCCATGGACGCCATATACTGCTCCGTGCCGGCATAGCCGCCGCCCATTTTGCCGAAACCCGATACCACAAACAGTATCGGCATTAAAATACGCGCCACGAGAATGGCAGTATCATCTAATTTTTTCATTGTATTCCCATCCGATATTATAATGGCGGCATTCATAATGAACGCCGGTAACGCCAGGTTTTAAGCGGACTTATTCGGCTTAACATCCCTGATGTGCTTGATGGGGGGAATAGTATCCGGCGGGGGAGCAGGGCGATAGCAAGTAAAATTGTCTATTTCTATCAAATAAATTGAGTGAAGCGTGGCGGCATAAAAAATTGCCTGACGGCAGTTTAGACTGCTGACAAATGTACTCGGAGTCAATAAGGCGGGACGGGCTGCCAGAAGAGTAAACCGTCCGCGCCAGGGATGGCGCGGATCGAGCCTACAGGGAGGTATTTACGGCGTGTTTACGATCTGGCAGCCGTCCGCAGAACACTTTGTCAACAAACTCAACTGCCTGACGGCAGTTTAGCGATTAGCGTGATTGCAGGGTGGAGCGGATCAATTTCAGCGTGCCAAGGATACCCACCGCCCGTTTGGTCCAGCGTATGAACCGGCTGGGATGGCGGATATTGTAAAGGGCCAGCAGGCTTGAGCCGGCGATAAGATATTTACGCAGGTGAACCAGCCGGATCCAACTGCGGTCATAGCGGTAAGTGGCATACAACCACTCCCGCTTTTGTACCGAGAGGTCCAACCGTTGCTGATGGATACGCCGCAGAAGCTCGGCTTTGGTCTGTCGGGAATGGGACATTATCTGGCCTCCCTTTCTCTTTTACGCTCCCGTTCCTCTTCCTGGATTTCATCCTGCACTTTTTCCAGAATATTGCGATCGGCCAGCAGCTCTTCCCGGCTGGAGCCCAGCAGCGTCGATTTACGCGCTTTGCTCAGGGTCCAAAACGCGCCGATGATCGCCAGCAGGAACAGCACACCGGTTGTGGTGGCGATGGCCGTCAGGCGGTATTGCGGATCAATGGCCCAAATCAATAACACCAACAGGCTCATGAGTCCGAATGCGGCCAGCAGCAGCGTAATCCCCGCCATCATCAACAGCTGGATTATATTGGCCTTTTCTTGCTCCAGTTCAACCACCGCCAGCCGCAGGCGGGTTTCAGCCATACCGACAAGAATGGTAATAATCCGCTGGCCGATGGCGAATACACCCTTACCCGGGCCTTGAGTCTGCGATTCAATCATAATCAGCGCCGCGTGAATAATGCGCCGAGGACAAAGCCCACCAGGGCACCCACGCCGATTCCCGCCCAGGGATTTTCATGGACATATTCATCAGCCTTGCCCGCCACGACCTTGGTCTGTTCGGCCAGGCGTTCGCCGCTGTCTCCAAGACGGTTGCGGGTTTCTTTCAGTGCGCTTTCGGCTTTATTGCGTAAATTATCGAATTCCGCTTTAGATTTCTGAGAGGAGCCGCGCAGCACTTCTTCCAGCGTATCCGCCAATGATTTTAATTCAGCGCGTAAATGTTCAGAGGTAGTGTCTTTAGCCATTTTTTACTCCTTAGACGTTTACGAATGATGGCGGCCTGAAGGGACATAGTCCCTGAGCCTTCCTGGTCGGCAGATGAATGCTAACAATCAGCTTATCTACTGATATTTAATGTATGTTTAAAGCGTAGCCCTGGATTTAACAAACCGCAAAAACTTATAGCTTTTACGTGGGCTTAATTTTATGCCACGGCGCCGGGCGGCGGCGAAACGCGTCCGCCCGGCGCCGTGGCGAGGCCGGATCCACCCTCAGATAGCGGATATATCCCGATTGAAGCAGTAAAGCCACCGCCAGCGGGGATACTGACGGCTGTGGGATATCCTGTAGGTCTCCGGCAGCAAATCTTCCAGAGCGGTTTGCGCCGCCGAAGCCTGCTCCGGTGAATCCAGCAGGATAATGAGACTGTCTTTGGCAGGCGTAATGCTTTTGATCCTGATACCGCGCTCATCCAGTCGCTGGTAAATATAAAAACCGTCGGGCAGCGATCCGCGTTCGTTGGCAAGGGTTATTTGCAGCGCGGTTTCTTTTGTGAACAGGGCGGGCGCCAGCACCAGCACCAACAGCAGCGCCATCACCGCGGTCAGTCCCGACCGCCAGGAAATTTTTTCTTGAAGCCTCGTAAACATTACAGTCCTTTACCGATGTCGGGCGCGTTTTTCTTGCGCCACAATATCACCAGGGATCCCGCCAGACCGATAACCAGGAAGACCAAGGGCAGCAGCATCAAGCACAGCATCAATTCGTCTTCGTAGTACTGGAACAAGGCGGTTTTACCCAGGGCAAAACCTACCGTGGTCAGGAGGAATACCCATATCAGGGCGCTTATCCAATTAAAAAACTGGAAGCGGATATTGCTCAGCCCCGATAACCCGGCGATGGTGGGCAGCAGTGTCCGCACAAACGCCACGAACCGGCCGATAAGCAGCGCTGACAGGCCGTGGCGATGGAACATTAAATGGGCCCGTTCATGGTAGTGCCGCGGCAAATGGGATAACCAGCTTTGCACCAGCCGGGTATTGCCCAGCCACTTGCCTTGAATATAACTTATCCAGGATCCCAAACTGGCGGCGACGGTCAAGACCAGCAGCGTAAGGGGGAAGTTCATCGCCCCTTTCGATATCAGCACGCCCACCAGGATAAGCAGGCTGTCCCCGGGCAGAAATGCCGCCGGCAGCAGGCCGTTTTCCAAAAACAAAATGACAAACAGCACCAGATAGATGGTCCAAACCAGCGTTGGGTCGGAAAGTGTTTCAAAATCCTGTTGCCAAAGGGCATGAACCAGGTCATTCAATATATCCATGCAGCATTCCTAACGTGTAACAGCATCAGATTGCTCCCCGGCGGCCAGAGCAGTTTTAATAGGTGTCCGGAACGGGGGCGGCGTAGCAGAATAAAGTCGCAGTAACGGTCTCACCCGTCGGCGGGGCAAGGAGCATGGCCAGTCCGGCAAGCGCAAAACCGGGTTGCGCATGGGACGGCATCTGAAATGCAGCAGGCGTGAATACGCTGCTGATGTGCTCAAAATTGTAAATAAAACGACTTCACTGTAACAAAATTAAACAGACTGAGACAGAGGAATATACGCGAGAATGCCAGAGACGGGAGGCTTTTTTTTGACAAAAAAGGTTAATTCAGGCCATTTTTACCTGACCTGACAGAAAGAGAACAATTATTGACTCGTTCCGCCTTCCCCGAGGGAAGCCGGAACAACAAAATCGGCGGCGCTATTTTGTGCCGGTGGCGACGTTATCCAGATGAACCACTGGATTTTCGGTAAACATATACCGGTCTACGTTGAATTCGAAATCATCGGTGGTGGCATGAAACAGCATCTGCTTGGTGTTTTCCAGGTGTTGCCACATGGCCAGTTTGGCTGCGTAAGGATCCTTGCGGATTAACGCCTTGAGAATATGGTCGTGATCCTCGCACCAGCTTTCGATGGATTTATCATCGATATGTTCATGCAGCTTGCGCCAGTAAGGGTTATGCAGGCGCTGGCTCCACATTTGCTCGACGATGGTGGCCATGGCGGTATTCTGCGTCGCCAGCGCCACCTGGACATGGAATTTCAGGTCCCACTTCGAATCGCGGAACCGGTCTTCCTGCCGGGCGTTTTCCTGGATATCCATAAGCAGCACGATATCTTGCCGGGTCACCTGGGTGGCGGCAAATTCGGCGACATTGCTTTCAATCAGCTGGCGCGCCTGCAGCAGTTCGAAAGGCCCAGGGGTAGTGAACAACACTTCGCCGCTGGGGACCAGTAGATTTTTTTGCTGGTTTGACACGACATGAATGCCCGAGCCTTTACGTACTTCAACGTAACCTTCCACCTCGAGCATGATGATGGCTTCGCGCACTACGGTGCGGCTGACATTCATTTCTTCCGAGATAAAACGTTCCGCGGGCAGTTTTTCACCAACGCGATAGACACCGGACTCAATCCGCTTTTTCAGTTCAGCGGCCAGCTGTTGATATAATCGCCGGGTTTCTGTGAATTCCATAATGCGTGCTCTTAAAGGTAGGTAAACGTATCATCCGCTCGCGTACAGTCCGTCGCCATATTCACTATGGAACTGACGAGAAGCCATTATTTGTTATACCACTTAACCCTGTCAGCGCCTAGATGGCACTGTGTCCGTGATCGTACTTTTAACCGGTTTATTTTTCCGTTAAGGAAAAAAATCCCCGGCGGTGCTTTGGGCATTGGCCGGGGATATTGCCCTTCAAAACAGGGAGTGATGCTTGCCGCGTGTTTTAGCGCGGCAAGCATGGTTATTACCCGTGCGCCGGTTTAAGCGGCTCGATATTGGCAACAGGCGGCTGTACCGGGTTATTACGCAACAGGATCCAGATAAAGAATACGGCCAGCAAATCGAACACCGACAGGATGGCGAACAGCGGGCTGAAACCAATGGTATCGGCCAATGCACCCACCACCAGGGCGAACAGGGTACTGGCGGTCCAGGCAGCCATACCGGTCAAACCGTTGGCGGTAGCCACTTCGTTACGACCGAAGACGTCTGACGACAGGGTTATCAACGAACCGGACAGGGACTGATGGGCAAAACCACCGATACACAGCAAGGCAATTGCCACGTAGGGGCTGGTGAAAAGACCGATAAGCCCTGGGCCAATCATCAGGAAACCACCCAGCGTTACCACGAGTTTACGGGAAATGATCAGGTTCACGCCGAATACGCGCTGGAAGAACGGGGGCATATAACCACCCAGTACGCAGCCGAGGTCCGCAAACAGCATCGGCATCCAGGCAAACATCGCGATTTCTTTTAGGTTAAAGCCATAGGCTTTGAACATGAACAGCGGGATCCAGGCATTAAAGGTACCCCAGGCCGGCTCGGCCAGGAAACGCGGAATGGCGATACCCCAGAAATCACGTTTTTGAATGATCTGCCAGGCAGACATTTTTTTCGTATTGTTAATCTGGTGCTGTGCTTCCTGACCACCAAGAATATACTCGCGCTCTTCGTCGCTGAGCTTGGTCTGGTTTTTCGGGTGTTTGTAGAAAATCAGCCAGGAAATCGCCCAGGCCAGGCTCAATGCGCCCACCAGCACGAACGCCAGCTGCCAGCTGTGGATCATGATGGCCCATACCACCAGCGGCGGAGCAATCATCCCGCCGATTGACGAACCGACGTTAAACCAGCCAACCGCGATGGAACGCTCTTTGGCGGGGAACCATTCACTGCTGGCCTTCAGGCCGGCCGGAATCATTGCCGCTTCCGCCATACCTACCGCGCCACGTGCAATGGCCAGGCCGCCCCAGCTGGTTGCCAGCGCGGTCGCCATACAGAACAGCGCCCAGACGATAGCGAATACCGCGTAGCCAACTTTGGTACCCAGCATGTCCAGAACATATCCGGCTACTGGTTGCATGATGGTATAACAGGCGGAATAGGCCGCGATGATATACGAATATTGCTGTGTGCTAATGTGCAGCTGCCCCATAAGGGTAGGAGCCGCTACGGCAACGGCGTTACGCGTTAGGTAACCTAGTATCGTGCCGACGGTGACCAGCGCGATCATATACCAGCGTAACCCTTTTATTTTACGCATTACCACTTCTCCCGATGAGTATGAACCGCCATCTCAATTTCCCAGATATGATGGGATGGCGGATACCTGAGCCAGTCCGGAGGACTCTCCCTCCGGGTGTAGTTATAGTCTGGCGGATCGTGGCTTAACCTTGCCGACAACGCCTTGCCAACGTTGTCGCCTGGCGCTGCGAATCACCACCCAAAAACTTCGGCGGAAACCCCGCACCCCGACCTGCCGGATGAGGCAATGACTCAAAATGCAGTCATTGCAACAAAAATGATTGAGTCCAAACTCAATGTGGCGCTACGATAACTTGTCATACAGATTTAAAAGTTGAGAGCCATCACAAAAACCATTTTTTATTTAGGGGATAATCATTTTGTCCCGTTAGCCGGGGCGAAAGCCCAAAGCTGACCAATAGATAGTGAGTTTTTGTTACTTTTGGCAGGAAAAGCTATAACGATTCAGGCAGAAACGTTCAAATCTGCTAAATTGGTATAACACCTTCCAACAATTTAGAAACATAACTCATGAGAAATGAAGGTGAGGAGCCTGAAATGTCCCAGTTTTTGACTGAAGATTTTTTACTGGATAGCGAATTTGCTCGCCGTTTGTATAACGAATATGCCGTTGATCAACCGATTTTTGACTATCATTGCCATTTGCCGCCGGAACAAATCGCGGGAAATTACCGTTTCAAAAATCTGTATGATATCTGGTTGAAGGGTGATCATTATAAATGGCGTGCCATGCGCACCAACGGTGTGGCTGAGCGTTTTTGCACCGGCGACGCCGGCGACTGGGAAAAATTTGAAGCCTGGGCGCAAACGGTACCGCACACCATTGGTAATCCTCTTTATCATTGGACGCATTTGGAACTGCGCCGCCCGTTCGGTATTACCGATACGCTGCTTTCCGGTGAAACCGCCCGCCAGACCTGGGATCGCTGCAACGCGCTGCTGGCGAAGGATGACTTCACTGCCCGCGGCATCATCTCGCAGATGAACGTAAAAGTGATTTGTACCACCGACGATCCGGTGGATTCCCTGGAACATCACAGCACCATTGCGGCTGACGGCAGCTTCAAGACCAAGGTATTGCCGGCCTGGCGTCCGGATAAAGCGTTTAATATCGAGGCGGCGGGTTTCAACGATTATCTGAAACGCTTGGAAGAAGTCTCTGACACCGCCATCAGCGGATTCGGCGCGTTCCGCACCGCGTTGACCAAACGCCTGGATCACTTTGCCGCCCACGGCTGCAAACTGTCCGACCATGCGCTGGACGTCGTGGTTTACGGCGAAGCGGATGAAAATACCCTTAACGGCATATTGAGCCGTCGCCTGAGCGGCACCTTGCCGACCCAGGAAGAAATTGCCCAATTCAAGACTGCCGTACTGGTATTCCTTGGCGGCGAATATGCCCGCCGCGGATGGGTGCAGCAATACCATATCGGCGCGCTGCGCAACAATAACAGCCGTTTGTTCAAACAGCTCGGGCCGGATGTCGGTTTCGATTCCACCAACGACCAGCCGGTGGCCATGGCGCTGTCCCGCTTACTGGATGCCCAGGCTAAAGAGAATGCGCTGCCGAAGACCATTATTTATTGCCTGAACCCGTCGGATAATGAAGTTATCGGCACCATGATCGGCAATTTCCAGGGCGAAGGTATGCCCGGCAAAATGCAGTTCGGTTCCGGCTGGTGGTTTAACGATCAGAAAGACGGCATGCAGCGTCAGATGACCCAGTTGGCAACCCTTGGTTTGCTGAGCCGCTTCGTAGGCATGCTCACCGATAGCCGCAGTTTCCTGTCTTACACCCGTCATGAGTATTTCCGTCGCATTCTGTGCCGGATGATCGGCCATTGGGTACAGGATGGCGAAGCGCCTGCGGATATCAAGCTGCTGGGTGACATGGTGAAAAACATTTGTTTCGATAATGCGAAAAACTACTTTGACGTAGGGCTTTGATAACTATGGCAGGCCAGACGGCCTGCCTGGTTTCAGCGATCAAGCGATTTTTTATTGCCCGACAGCGGGTAATTTTTAAGGTAAATACAGAATGAAAACGTTAAACCGTCAAAACTTCCCGGGTCGTCAATATACGGATCGCGTGATCCAATTCGGCGAAGGAAATTTTCTGCGTGCTTTTGTCGACTGGCAGCTTGATTTGCTCAATGAGCATACCGACCTCGATGCCGGGGTTGTGATCGTTCGTCCCATCAATTCCGATTTTCCGCCGTCGCTGGATACCCAGGACGGTCTATATACCACCATTATCCGCGGCCTGAACGAACAGGGCGAAGCGGTGCGTGAGCCGCGCCTCATCCGTTCGGTGAACCGGGAAATCAATATCTACAAGCAGTTTGACGAGTATTTAGCGCTGGCCCATGACGCCAATATTCGTTTTGTCTTCTCCAATACCACCGAAGCCGGCATCAGCTACGTTGCCGACGATAAACTCACCGATACGCCGCCCGCCAGCTATCCGGCCAAATTAACCCGCCTGCTTTATGAACGCTTCAGCCATTTTGACGGCGCTGCGGATAAAGGCTGGGTATTGCTGCCGTGCGAACTCATCGATTATAACGGCAAGGCTCTGAAAGAGCTGGTATTGCGTTACGCGCAGCAGTGGGCGTTGCCGGCGCAATTCACCACCTGGCTGAACGAACACAATACCTTCTGTTCGACGCTGGTGGATCGCATCGTTACCGGGCACCCCCGCGGTGAAGTTGATGCGTTGCAGGCGGAGCTGGGCTATCAAGATACCTTCCTCGATACCGCCGAATATTTTTACCTGTTTGTTATCCAGGGACCGCAGTGGCTGGCGAAAGAACTGCGCCTGGACAAGCTTGAACTGAACGTCCGCATCGTCGACGACATCAAACCCTATAAAGAACGTAAAGTGGCTATTCTCAACGGCGCCCATACCGCGCTGGTGCCGGTGGCGTTCCTGTCCGGGCTCAATACCGTCGGCGAGGCCATGAACGACAAACTGATAAGCGGTTATGTGGAAAAAACCATTGCCGAAGATATTGTACCGGTACTGGACCTGCCCCACGACGAACTGACGTCGTTTGCCCAGGCGGTATTGAGCCGTTTCCGCAATCCCTTTATCCAGCATCAATTATTATCCATTGCGCTCAACGGGATGACAAAATTCCGCACCCGTATCCTGCCGCAATTGTTGACCTACCGTGAACAACACGGCGAGCTGCCTGCCCGGCTCACTTTTGCCTTGGCCGCGCTGATTGCGTTTTATCGCGGCGAACGCGATGGCGAAAGTTATCCGTTGCAGGACGATGATAAATGGCTCACCCGTTACAAATCGCTTTGGAGCGGTGTGAACAGTGGTGAAATCGCGTTAAGCACATTAGTGAATGACGTACTCGGTGATACCGGGCATTGGGAGCAGGATCTGCTCAAGGTTCCCGGTCTGGCGGAACAGGTGGAACAGCAGTTGCAGGCCATTCTAGACAATGGCATGCGCGCTGCGGTTACCGCCTACAGCTAAACGCATAAAGGTTATTTCATGCAAATTATTAAAATACATCCATTGGACAATGTGGCGGTCGCCCTGCAAGACCTCGACGCAAATGACACGGTGGATATAGACGGCGTGACCATCACGCTGCCGCAACCCATCGCTCGGGGGCATAAGTTTGCCCTGGCGCCTATCGGCGAAGGAGAGATGATTGTCAAGTATGGCCTGCCCATCGGCCATGCCCTCAGTAACATCGCTCCGGGTCAGCATATTCATTCCCAGAACGCCAAGACCAATCTTAGCGATCTGGATGAATATCAATACCAGCCGGCGTTCCGGACCCTGCCGGCGCAAATGCCGGATCGCGAGATCCAGATTTATCGGCGCAAAAACGGCCTGGTGGGGATCCGTAATGAACTGTGGATCCTGCCTACCGTCGGCTGCGTTAACGGCATCGCCAAGCAAATCCAGCAGCGTTTCCTTAAAGAGACGTTTGGGGCGGAGGATATCGACGGCGTGCATCTGTTCACGCACCCGTTCGGCTGCTCGCAATTGGGGCAGGATCATGAAAACACCCGCACCATGTTGCAGAACATGGTACGCCATCCCAATGCCGGCGCAGTGCTGGTAATTGGTTTGGGCTGTGAAAACAATCAGGTGGATGTCTTTCGTAAAACCCTGGGTGAATACGATCCCGACCGCGTAACCTTTATGGTCTGCCAGCAGCAGGATGATGAAGTGGAAGCGGGGCTGGAATGCCTGCGCGCCTTGTATCTGGCCATGCGTGAAGACAAGCGCCAGCCGGGCAAACTCAGTGAACTGAAGTTTGGTTTGGAATGCGGCGGCTCCGACGGGCTGTCCGGTATTACCGCCAACCCGCTGCTGGGCCGTTTTTCAGATTATGTTATCGCCAATGGCGGCACATCGGTACTGACGGAAGTGCCTGAAATGTTCGGCGCCGAACGGATCCTGATGAGCCGTTGCCGCGACGAAGAGACCTTCACCAAAACCGTCAACATGGTCAATGATTTCAAAAGATACTTCATGGCCCATGAGCAGCCGATTTATGAAAATCCCTCGCCGGGGAACAAGGCGGGCGGCATCACCACCCTGGAGGAGAAATCCCTGGGATGTACGCAAAAAGCCGGTCAAAGCAAGGTCATGGATGTGTTGAAGTATGGCGAACGTCTGCATGTGCCGGGGCTTAACCTGCTGAGCGCGCCGGGCAACGATGCGGTGGCCACCAGTGCGCTGGCGGGCGCCGGGTGCCATATGGTGCTGTTCAGTACCGGTCGCGGTACGCCTTACGGCGGTTTTGTGCCGACGGTGAAATTGGCCACCAACAGCGAACTGGCGAATAAAAA
Encoded here:
- a CDS encoding LysR family transcriptional regulator, with the translated sequence MAKERALTLEALRVMDAIDRRGSFASAADELGRVPSALSYTMQKLEEELDVVLFDRSGHRTKFTNVGRMLLERGRILLEAADKLTTDAEALARGWETHITLVTEALVPTEKLFPLIEKLALKANTQVSLTTEVLAGAWERLEQGRADIVIAPDMHFRASSEINSRKLYSVLNVYVASPDHPIHQEPEPLSEVTRVKYRGIAIADTARERPVLTVQLLDKQQRLTVSSMHDKRQALLAGLGVATMPYSLVAEDIAAGRLRVVSPEYSMESDIIMAWRRDSMGEAKSWFLREIPRLFA
- a CDS encoding pirin family protein; translated protein: MMTYRTAKQCGHADYGWLQARYTFSFGHYFDPDMLGFASLRVLNQEVLSPGAVFQPRTYPRVDIFNLILQGRAEYRDSEGNHVQAGAGDILLLAAQPGVSYSERNICATPLTRMQLWLDACPARDNPLIQHFSLPERPLALLASPDGEEGSVVLRQQAWIWHIALAAGQSLTLKPKGSRAYLQSIHGGMDTGNHQTNLLTLACGDGAFIHDEQQIRVRAHSSLRALLIDLAG
- the mzrA gene encoding EnvZ/OmpR regulon moderator MzrA, with protein sequence MFTRLQEKISWRSGLTAVMALLLVLVLAPALFTKETALQITLANERGSLPDGFYIYQRLDERGIRIKSITPAKDSLIILLDSPEQASAAQTALEDLLPETYRISHSRQYPRWRWLYCFNRDISAI
- a CDS encoding YqjK-like family protein; translated protein: MSHSRQTKAELLRRIHQQRLDLSVQKREWLYATYRYDRSWIRLVHLRKYLIAGSSLLALYNIRHPSRFIRWTKRAVGILGTLKLIRSTLQSR
- a CDS encoding DedA family protein — its product is MDILNDLVHALWQQDFETLSDPTLVWTIYLVLFVILFLENGLLPAAFLPGDSLLILVGVLISKGAMNFPLTLLVLTVAASLGSWISYIQGKWLGNTRLVQSWLSHLPRHYHERAHLMFHRHGLSALLIGRFVAFVRTLLPTIAGLSGLSNIRFQFFNWISALIWVFLLTTVGFALGKTALFQYYEDELMLCLMLLPLVFLVIGLAGSLVILWRKKNAPDIGKGL
- the exuR gene encoding transcriptional regulator ExuR; its protein translation is MEFTETRRLYQQLAAELKKRIESGVYRVGEKLPAERFISEEMNVSRTVVREAIIMLEVEGYVEVRKGSGIHVVSNQQKNLLVPSGEVLFTTPGPFELLQARQLIESNVAEFAATQVTRQDIVLLMDIQENARQEDRFRDSKWDLKFHVQVALATQNTAMATIVEQMWSQRLHNPYWRKLHEHIDDKSIESWCEDHDHILKALIRKDPYAAKLAMWQHLENTKQMLFHATTDDFEFNVDRYMFTENPVVHLDNVATGTK
- a CDS encoding DoxX family protein, which translates into the protein MKKLDDTAILVARILMPILFVVSGFGKMGGGYAGTEQYMASMGVPGFLLPLTILLEFGGGLAILFGFLTRTVALVTVVFVLLTAFIFHSDFSQAANQIDFMKNLSISGGYLLLAVLGAGYFSIDRILNKKW
- a CDS encoding phage holin family protein, with protein sequence MIESQTQGPGKGVFAIGQRIITILVGMAETRLRLAVVELEQEKANIIQLLMMAGITLLLAAFGLMSLLVLLIWAIDPQYRLTAIATTTGVLFLLAIIGAFWTLSKARKSTLLGSSREELLADRNILEKVQDEIQEEERERKREREAR
- a CDS encoding glutathione S-transferase family protein; this translates as MGLLVEGQWQDKWYDTKSTGGRFERSASQFRNWVTVDGAAGPSGGDGYQAAANRYHLYVSLACPWAHRTLLMRNLKGLDQIIPVSVVHPLMLENGWTFGTDFPAATGDPLYHKDFLYQLYLQADSVYSGRATVPVLWDKERQTIVSNESADIIRMFNSAFDAVGARAGDYYPQELRSRIDEINGWVYDQVNNGVYKAGFATTQGAYDEAVTGVFAALDRLEELLGRHRYLTGDRLTEADLRLWTTLIRFDPVYVTHFKCDRRRIEDYLNLSGFLRDIYQMPGIADTVNFEHIRNHYYRSHATINPYGIISIGPEQDLNEPHGRDDRFRPAADN
- a CDS encoding DUF883 family protein; the encoded protein is MAKDTTSEHLRAELKSLADTLEEVLRGSSQKSKAEFDNLRNKAESALKETRNRLGDSGERLAEQTKVVAGKADEYVHENPWAGIGVGALVGFVLGALFTRR